The Halobacterium hubeiense genome contains the following window.
TCGGCCGCGTCCCGGACGTCGACAACGCGTACAACCCGCTGACGTTCTACGCCACCCGGTATCTGGTGGTCGGCGTCACGGAGCTGTACGCCGCGGTCGACCGCGCGGCCGTCCGCACCGCTGACGCGACCGCCGCGGTCGTCACCGCACCGGGCGCTGCTGCGGGGCGGCTCGTCGGCGAGGACCGCGTCTCGCTGCGCGCGGACGTGAGCACGAGTCTGTTGCTGGTCGTCGTGGTGGTCGCGCTTGCGCTCGTGCTCGTGCTGTAACTGTCTCTCACGGTCGCGCTCGTTCCGTCACCTTTTATTCGCGGCGCAAGTACTTCCTGCATGGATAGGCTCAAGCAGTCCCTGCTGGACGCGCCCATCATCGAGAAGGACGGGTACCACTACTTCGTTCACCCAATCAGTGACGGCGTCCCGATGCTGGAGCCGGAGCTGCTGCGGGAGATCGTCATCCGCATCATCCGGAAGGCGGAGCTCGACGACGTCGACAAGATTGTCACGCCGGCGGCGATGGGCATCCACATCTCCACGGCGGTGTCGCTGATGACCGACATCCCCATCGTCGTCATCCGCAAGCGCGAGTACGGCCTCCCGGGCGAGGTCGCGCTCAGCCAGCAGACCGGCTACTCGGAGAACGAGATGTACATCAACGACGTCGAGGAGGGCGACCGCGTGCTCGTCCTCGACGACGTGCTCTCCACCGGTGGCACCCTGCGCGCCATCACGGACGCCCTCGAACACATCGGCGCGGACGTCGCGGACGTCCTCGCGGTCATCAAGAAGGCCGGCCCGAACGAACTCGACGACACGGACACGGACGTGAAGACGCTCATCAACGTGGACGTGCAGGACGGCGACGTCGTCATCGTCGACGCCGAAGGCGACGACTGAGCCGACTGCCGGCGGAACTCGCGACGTGGCGGGGGCTTTTCCTGCCGACGCTCCTTGACTCGTGTATGCCGTCTGCACTATTCGTCGTCAGCGAGGAAGGCTACTGGGGAGAGGAGTGCGTCGAACCGCTCACGACGCTCGACAGCGAGGGCTTCGACATCACGGTCGCGACGCCGAGCGGGTCGCCGCCCGTCCTCGACGAGCGCTCCGCGGACCCCGAAGAGGTCGGCGAGGAGACCGCCGAGTGGGTGCGCGAGGTCCACGAGAACGACGAGCGGCTCAACGACCCCGTCTCCGTCACGGAGGTCGAGGCCGCCGACTACGACGCAGTCGTCTTCCCCGGCGGCCACGGCACCGCGTGGGACGTCAATCAGGACGTCCACGCGCGCCGCCTCCTGCGGAACGCCGTGGAGGGCGACAGCGAGAAGGCGCTGGTCGTCTGCCACGCCGTCGGCATCCTCGCGTTCACGCGGGACAGCGACGACGACTTCCTCGTCGCCGGCCGCGACATCACCGGCTTCCCGAACGAGTGGGAGGAAGGCATCGTCGACGACCACGACCGGATGCCCGACGGCCGCAAGCTCCCCTACTGGGTGGAGGACGAAGTGAAGGTCGCGGGCGCGAACTTCGACGCGGAACTGGACGCCGACACCAGCGTCACCGTGGACGGCGACCTCCTCACCGCGCGCGGCCCCGGTTCGTCCAGCGCCGCCGCCCAGGCGCTCCTCGAGGAACTGGACGCGTAGCTGGGGGAGAACTCCCACACGGCGTCCGAAACAGAACCCTTAACTGCCGGACCGGGCTACGAAGGAATGCAGCGGGATGGGATAGCCAGGAGATTCCGCCGGGCTCATAACCCGGAGATCGGTGGTTCAAATCCACTTCCCGCTACTCCTCTGATACTCACGCTTCATAGCGTCG
Protein-coding sequences here:
- a CDS encoding type 1 glutamine amidotransferase domain-containing protein, which translates into the protein MPSALFVVSEEGYWGEECVEPLTTLDSEGFDITVATPSGSPPVLDERSADPEEVGEETAEWVREVHENDERLNDPVSVTEVEAADYDAVVFPGGHGTAWDVNQDVHARRLLRNAVEGDSEKALVVCHAVGILAFTRDSDDDFLVAGRDITGFPNEWEEGIVDDHDRMPDGRKLPYWVEDEVKVAGANFDAELDADTSVTVDGDLLTARGPGSSSAAAQALLEELDA
- the hpt gene encoding hypoxanthine/guanine phosphoribosyltransferase; the encoded protein is MDRLKQSLLDAPIIEKDGYHYFVHPISDGVPMLEPELLREIVIRIIRKAELDDVDKIVTPAAMGIHISTAVSLMTDIPIVVIRKREYGLPGEVALSQQTGYSENEMYINDVEEGDRVLVLDDVLSTGGTLRAITDALEHIGADVADVLAVIKKAGPNELDDTDTDVKTLINVDVQDGDVVIVDAEGDD